The genomic window GCAATATAAAGCAACTGGTCTACCCTTGCTGACCAAAGACTGTCATCAAAATAGAAGGGTAAATCAACCTTAAACTCAACCGTGCCTTGAGGAGTAGCTTGAGAAAACGGTGACACCTCCACAAGATAAACCCCGGAACTTAACCGATAGCGGCTTGAGGTATCAACTACCGGCAAGCGAAACTCCGCCTTTTTTACCCCCGCTGATTCTACCACCATGAGTTTCTCCTGGATGATATTTCTGCCCCCGCTTTTGATGGTGAGTCGCAGACTATCAAAATGATATTCAGGAGGAATTTGGGCAAGGATTTGGATAGTGTCGTTAAGATTGTAGGTGCGACTGGGATTTGGTTGGCTTGATTTTAACAGCCGCAAGAGGAAAGTACTTGATTGCTTTTCCAAGGGAAATTGGGCAACTGCCCGGCGTTCGCTCCTTAAATCAGACAGGGTTATCACTGCGGCCACAGCGGTTTTGGGAATCGGCACTCTGATGATATCGCTTGTAGAGGAGTCGCGACTTATGGTCAAATTGTAGTCAAAAACCTGAACACGGCGTTCGAATACCTCAGCGCTAAGGATATTTTTATGCCGGTCAAATAGTTCGAGTGTCAGGCGGTAATTGGCACTAAACCCGGTGGTATCCCTTATAAAGGAAAGGGAGGAATAAGGGATTTCATAGAAGATTTCCAGCGAATAGTTATTGCCCGTATCGGGATAGAGCAAATAATCCAGGTTCAGCCTCAAATTGCCTTGGAATACGGGCTGAAGGAAGATAAGGAGGGGTAACGGTATGCCGATAAAGGTATTCATCGTCCAGTCTTATAGTTTAAACTATCCATTAGTAAAGTCAAGGAGGAAAGGTTTTGAGCCTCACTGCCGAAATTGCCGGAGGAGGTGTTTTATCCTGTTCAGTTGCTCCTCGTAACCCCTGCCACTCAATGCCTCTGCTGCCGCCTCTTCGGTTGCCGGGTCTGGACTTTGAACCCTGCGGGCGATTGCCTCAAGTCCCCGTGGGTCGCCGATGCGTCTTAAAGCGATGATTGCCGCCCTGCGGACATTAAAGTCAGGGTCGTCAAGATGCCGGATTAAGGGCTCAACCGCCTGATGTCCGCCGATTCTTCCCAACCCTTGGCAAGCAGCCTTTCTCACCAGAGGGTTTAAAGAGTTGGTGAGTTCAATCAGCGGTGCGATACCGCCTTGACCAAAATCAGCGAGCGCTCGGACCATCGCCATTCTTACCTCATCTTGGGGCTCTTTTTCTGCTCGCTGGGCAAGATGGGGAAGCGCCGTCTCATCCTTGATTTTAGCCAATGCGAGCGCGGCGTTAAGCCGGACAAGAGGTATAGTGTCGGCAAGTAGTTCTATTAACAGGGGCACGGCATTCTTATCTTTTAGTTGCCCGAGCCTTTCACAGGCTTTTGCCCGCTTCATCGGGTCAGGAGATTTCAAATCTCTACGAAGGCGGTCAGATGGAGATGAACAGCCTGAGAGTAAAAGGAGAATCGCGGTTAACGCCGGTAATCTCCAAGCCACTGTTATATTTTAAAACAGCATTTTTAATGGTCAAATGGAGAGATGTTCTTTACCTTGACATCGGAATTTAAGATTATATTATCCATACGTGGAAAGTTTTTTATTGGAAATCGGCACCGAGGAGCTGCCGCCCGGGGTGATCCCGGGCACCGCTGAAGAACTTAAGCGCCGGGTTGTCAATATTCTCCAAGAGAATGGCATTGGGTTTGGTGTCAGCGCGGCGCTTTTTTCACCACGGCGGCTGGCTGTTTACATTAAAGCGGTGGCAAAGGAAAAGCCAAGTGCTGTGGTTGAGGTGCAGGGTCCGCCCAAAAGGGTCTCTTTTGACAGTGATGGTAAACCGACAAAGACAGCGATGGGTTTTGCTGCGGCTCAAGGGAAGAGGGTGGAGGATTTGTTTGTCAAGGAGACGGCAAAGGGTGATTATGTGTTTGTTAAAAAGGAAATCCCGGCGGTGCCAACAGCGAAAATCCTTGCCGACCGCCTTCCCGAGGTCATTGCCACCCTGCCTTTTCCCAAACTGATGCGTTGGAATGAAGGGAACTTCCGTTTTTCCCGGCCGGTCCGCTGGATTTTATGTCTCTTGGGAAGCGAGGTGGTGCCATTTTCAATTGAGGGTGTCGTTGCTGGGAATGTGACCTTCGGTCACCGCAACTTTAGTGAGCAGCCGGTAGCTATTTCTAAGGCGGATGATTATGAGCAACTGCTTGAAAGTTATAAGGTTGTCGTTAATCCCTACCGACGGAGGTCACTCCTTCTTGAGCGGCTGACAGAACTGGCTGCAGAGGTTAATGGTTTGATTGTGAAGGACGAGGAGTTGATTGAGGAGACGGTCAACATCACCGAGTTCCCTGTGCCGATTCTTGGCAGATTCGAGCCCCAGTACCTCAAACTGCCCCCGGAGGTGTTAACAACCGCACTGAGGATGCATCAGCGCTGTTTTTCGGTGGCTGACCGTGATGGCGGGCTTTTGCCCTACTTTATTGCGGTGGCGAATACGCCGAATTGTGACCAGGGTTTGGTCCGCAGAGGGTATGAGCGGGCGATTGAGTCGAGGCTCAGGGATGCGCTGTTTTTTGTTGAGAACGATTTAAAGACCGGGCTGGAATCTTTGGTTGAAGAGGAGCGCCGGGTGGTCTGGATTGAGGGGTTGAGCAGTTATTATGAAAAGACGATACGGCTGCGGCAACTTGCCTCATTTATTGCTGAATCTGTGCCTGATGCGGACAAGGCTCTCCTTGACAGAGCGGCGTATCTTTGCAAGGCGGACCTTTTGACCCAACTGGTAAGGGAAAAGGAGTTTACCTCCCTGCAGGGTGTTATGGGTGGTATTTACGCCCGGCTCCTGGGTGAAAATGAAATGGTTGCCCAGGCAATTGGTGAGCACTATCAGCCCAAAGGTCCTGATGATGGGTTGCCAAAGACGGTCTTAGGGGGAATTTTAAGTATTGCGGACAAGGTTGATAATATCATCGGCACCTACCTTACTGGCAACATCCCCACCGGTTCAGAGGACCCATTTGCGGTGCGCAGGCAGGCAAGCGGTTTGTTGTTGATAATCCTTGAGAATGGGTGGCAAATCGCTGTTGACGAGTTGGTACAGAAGGGGTTGGAGTTATTTGGGCGCGGGGATGAAAAGGTCCGGGATATGGTTTTGCAACTCCTGCAGGAGCGGCTCGCCGCTATTCTCTCAGAGAAGGGGGTCAGGTACGATGTTGCCAATGCGGTTTTGAAAACGGTCTGGCATACCCCTTCAGAGGCGCTTGCCCGGGCACGGGCTCTTCAAAACCTCCGCACGAGCCCGGAATTTTCTATGCTGGTGATAGGTCAGAAAAGGGTTGCCAATATTCTCCGCGGGCAGGAGGTTAGTGGATTGCCTGAGCCGAAGTGGTTTGCTGAGGAGGCGGAGAAGCGGCTCTGGGAAAAGGCGAGAGAGGTTGAGCCCGAACTTGAAAGGATGTTGAGAAAAAGGGATTATGATGCCGCCCTGAAGATTCTCCTTTCATTACGGGAGTCAATTGACCGGTTTTTTGATGATGTCCTGGTGATGTGTGAGGATGAAAATTTGCGGCTGAACCGGCTCAGGCTTTTAAACCTTGTGCGGGGTTTGTTTGCAAGGGTTGCTGACCTTTCAGAAATTGTTCTCTGAAGTGATATTAAAGGCGCATAACGTTCTTATCTATCTCGTGGTATTTTTGTTAGTTTCACTAAGCGGCTGTGGCGGAAAAAAGGAAAGGCGCTTGCCCTCAAAGGAGAAAAAGGAGGTTTTGGGTCTTGATATCAAAGGGAATAGAATCTGGGCAGAGGTTGTGAGGAAGGAGGAGGAGAGGATCCAGGGTTTGATGTTTCGGACCCATCTCGGCTCGGATTCGGGGATGCTTTTTGTTTTCGAAAATGATGAGACCTTAAGTTTCTGGATGAAGAACACCTATATCCCACTTGCCATCGCCTTTATTGATTCAACGGGCATCATCACCGACATCCTTGAGATGCAACCGCTTGATACTTTAAGCCGTTACCGTTCATCAAGGCCGGTGCGTTATGCCCTTGAGGTAAATTCGGGCTGGTTTTTCTCTCGCAATATTAAACCCGGTGACACCGTTTGTGGGATAAAGTGATTTCAGCCGCCAATAGATAAGGCTGAGGATAAGATTTGCTGGCTGAAATCTTTAAGCCTTTATTTAACAATATGTTAGCAAAATGGCAATTTGGGGATGGGGTAGGTCCACTCCACCATCCCGGGGTTGGTTATGGCCAGAGGCTGAATTGGAGGGGTGATTGGCGATTTGCAGATGGTATCTTTGCTTGACATAGGGTGGTAATCAGGTTATGTTAATAGGAGAGGAAAGATTGAAGGCTCGCTCAGTTCTTTATCATCTTTCGGCACTGGTGCTCTTTGCCGGCTGCGCCTATTTCAATACCTTTTACAATGCCCAGGTATATTACCGTGAGGGGATGATGTTAAAGGAGAGGGGGCAGGCGGGTCTGGCAAAGCCAAAGTTTGACAAGGCGATTGAAAAGTCGGCACTGGTGATTTCCCGGTGGCCTAAGTCAAGATGGGTTGATGATGCCCTTTTTCTGATCGGTAGGGGTTATTATGAAAAGGGGGAGTTTGGCAGGGCTGCCAGGTCTTTTGAGCAGTTGGAACTGGCTTTTCCCAATTCCCCATTTTTGCCCGAGGCAACCTTTTACCGCGGGATTGCCCTGATAAAGGATGGGAATACTGGCACTGGCAGGCTGGTTTTGGAGCGGGTGAAGCAGGCTTATCCTAAGTTCCGGGACGCAGCCAGTTTTCACCTTGCCATGATTGCCCTGGAGCGGGGTGATGACCAGGAGGCGGTTGATTCTCTTAAAAATTTTGTCCAGCGTTTTCCGAAATCAAGATATTACCGGGAGGCGGTAAGGCAGCTTGCTGAGGGCTGTTTACGGCTCGGTAACTATGCCCTTGCCGAGGTCTGGTTTAACCGCTATGCCCAGATTGAGACCGATGCCCGCAAAAGGGCAGAGGCAAAACTGAAGATTGCCCTCTGTCGGCTTGCCGAGGAAAGATATGATGATGTCTTGAAGATGGTTCGTGATGTTTTGGGCAGATATTCGGAACTTGATGGTGAGTTCAACCTGTTGGCGGGCAAGGCGTATACGGGAATGGGAAGGCACAATGAGGCACTCGCAGCCTTTGCCCAGGTGCGCAGTAACAATGCAAACGGTGCTGAGGCGGCATTTATGATTGGCAAATATTACGAGGAAAACAAGGATTTCGAAAGGGCAATGGTTTATTATGACAGTGCTAAGCAAAGGCGGGCGGAGTCTGAGTACGGGGTTCTGGCAACCAAGCGGCTCGCACTTTTGGAGGCAATTATCAGGGACACGCTGCGCAGCCGTACGCCTGCGGAGACGAGGTTTCTTCTTGCTGAGGTGCATGCTCTAAATCTGGGTGAATATGACAACGCGATGGCGATTTATCAACAGGTCTACGACTCGTTTCCCAATACTGAATGGGCACCAAAGGCGCTGTTTGCCAAGGCATGGATTTTAATGCGGATAAAGCAGGACTCTCTTGCTGGCGCCGAGGTGCTGAAAAAGATTGTTGCCGAATACCCAAAAACCGAATATGCGGATGAGTCCAGGCGGCTTCTGGGTTTGATGTCCTCTGAGGAAAAAAAGAGGTGAGCCCGGGGTGAACTTCAAGGTAAGGGTAGCAGAGGTAAGCTGGTTGACACAGGAGGTTGTTTCGGTGTGGGTGGAGGCACCAGATGTAACAGGAAAGACAAAGCCGGGTCAGTTTTTTGGGGTGAAGGTAAACAAAAGAGGGGATTTGCTCTTGCGGCGTCCGCTATCTGTTGCGGATGTGAGGGGCGATTTTTTGCGGTTTATTTTTAAGGTTGTGGGGAAGGGGACCGTCGAATTGAGCAGAACAAAACCGGGTGATGGATGGGATGTTCTTGGTCCCTTGGGCAAGCCGGCACCCATATTTAAAGGAAGGGATGTGGTGGTTTGTGGTGGTGGTGTTGGTGCTGCCCCACTTCTGTTTTTAACAAGGGTCCTAAAAGAAAAAAACCGGGTGAATGTAATTTTAGGAGCAAAAACAGCCTCGGAGTTGATTTTGGTCAATGATTTTCGGCGGCTGAAGGTAAAGGTCATACTCGCAACCGATGATGGCAGTGCTGGTGAAAAAGGGTTCGTTACCCAACCGGCTATGAGGGCAATCAAAACCTTATTAAAGCCGGTTGTCTTTGCCTGCGGTCCGAGATCAATGCTTAAGTTTCTGATGGAGAATGTTGACCAGGTGCCGGTATGGGGGTTTCTTGAGGAAAGGATGGGGTGCGGGGTTGGGATTTGCTACTGTTGTGCGGTTGAGAGGAGGGAAGGAGGCTATCTCAGGCTTTGTAAGGATGGTCCGGTGGTGTTCTTGAACGAGGTGAGATTATGAAGGGTGAGGTGGTTGTTGGGGGTGTAAGGTTTGCCAATCCGGTTCTTGCCGCATCCGGGACATTCGGTTATGGAGTTGAGTTTAAGGGCATTGCCAACCGCTTGGGTGGAATTGTGACCAAGGGGGTGACATTAGAAGAGAGGGCGGGGAATCCACCACCAAGGATTGCTGAGGTTCCGAGCGGGATAGTGAATTCGGTAGGGCTGGAGAACCCCGGGCTTATCAAATTTAAAAGGCAAATCCTGCCGAAACTGAAAAAAATTAAGACCCGGATTCTGGTGAATGTTGCCGGGTTCGAGGTGGATGAGTTCATCCGTTTGGCTGAAGGGCTGGAGGAGGAAAATATTGATGGCTTGGAGTTGAACCTTTCCTGTCCGAATGTAAGTGAGGGTGGAGCGGTTTTTGGCCAAACTCCCCAGAAGGTTGAGGAGATAACGAGAGCGGTGAGAAAAAGGACAAAGAAACTCCTTGTGGTGAAATTGACCGCCAATTTTGTCGACCCAAGAGAGACGGCAAAGGCAGCAGAGGCTGCAGGTGCAGATGCGGTAACGGTGATCAACACATTGTACGGATTGATTCTTGATGATAATGGCAGACCCTTCTTGGGAGGTAGAACCGGGGGGATTTCCGGTCCGGCGATAAAACCTTTTGCCCTGTTTTGCGTTGACCGGGTTGCCGCGGCAGTTAAAATACCGGTGATCGGGTGTGGCGGAATAATAAGCGGCAGGGATGCATTTGATTTTCTTTGTGCCGGTGCCAGGCTGGTTCAGGTTGGTTCTGCCAATCTGACTGCACCGAACGGAGCACTGCGGGTCTTGCAGGAGTTAAAAATTATTATCTCGGAAAAGAGGATTAAGGGATGGGAAAGTATTGTGGGAACAGCAAGGAGAGGGTGATGACAAAACTGATTTTGGCTTTAAATGTAGAAGATGCACAACAGGCGCTGGGATTGTTAGGAGAGATTGGTAATCAGGTTGATTTTTACAAGATTGGTATCGACCTCTGGGCAAAAACTGGTCCGGGGTTGATTAAAGAGTTTGTTTCCCAGGGGGCAAAGGTTTTTCTGGATTTAAAGTTTGCCGATATTCCTTCGGTTGTTGCCAAGGCGGTGGCGGCGGTAACCGAACTTGGGGTCAAGATGCTAACCGTTCATGCAATGGGAGGCGCGGAGATGCTATACGCCGCCAATAAAGCGGCAAAGGAAACCGCTGAAATGAAGGGGGTAGAGAAACCGGTTGTTCTTGGGGTAACAGTTTTAACAAGCCTTGACCGGGCAGGTTTGACTCAGATTACTGGCTGTTCCCAGGAGGTTGAGACTCGGGTTCTGGCACTGGCGGAACTGGCACAGAGTATGGGCTGTGATGGGGTTGTTGCCTCACCGATGGAAATCAGGCAGATTAAGAAAAGGTGCGGTTCGAGGTTTATTGTAGTCACACCCGGTATTAGGTTAGGAGGGGCCAGATTAGGCGATGACCAGCAGCGTGTTATGACGCCTGCCCAGGCGGCAGAGGCTGGTGCCGATTACATTGTTGTTGGTAGACCGATATACGAAGCCCCCGATCCACTTGCGGCAATCAGAGAGATTAGAGAAAGGTTAGGTGGTAAATGATGGAAGCGGAATTGGGTGATTTGCTAAAGAGATATCAGGTGCTACGGGAGGGGCATTTTCTTTTAACATCAGGAATGCACTCCGACCGTTATTTTGAGAAATTTAGGATTCTGGAACAGCCAAAACTTTGTGAGCGGTTTGCCCAGGCTCTTGCCACGCATTTCCAGTCGCAGGGGATAACGGTAGTTTGTGGACCAACTACTGGGGGGGTGATTGTTGCTTATGAGGTGGCAAGGCAGTTAGAATGTCGGTGCATAATCGCTGAAAAAGGAGAAAGGGGAAGGAAAATTGGGAGGGGGTTTGTTGTTGAGGAGACGGACCGGGTGTTGGTGGTGGATGATGTGATGACTACCGGTGGTTCAATAAGGGAGACGCTTGCAGCACTGGAGGAAATACAGGCTAAGATTGTGGGTATTGGCGTTTTT from candidate division WOR-3 bacterium includes these protein-coding regions:
- the glyS gene encoding glycine--tRNA ligase subunit beta: MESFLLEIGTEELPPGVIPGTAEELKRRVVNILQENGIGFGVSAALFSPRRLAVYIKAVAKEKPSAVVEVQGPPKRVSFDSDGKPTKTAMGFAAAQGKRVEDLFVKETAKGDYVFVKKEIPAVPTAKILADRLPEVIATLPFPKLMRWNEGNFRFSRPVRWILCLLGSEVVPFSIEGVVAGNVTFGHRNFSEQPVAISKADDYEQLLESYKVVVNPYRRRSLLLERLTELAAEVNGLIVKDEELIEETVNITEFPVPILGRFEPQYLKLPPEVLTTALRMHQRCFSVADRDGGLLPYFIAVANTPNCDQGLVRRGYERAIESRLRDALFFVENDLKTGLESLVEEERRVVWIEGLSSYYEKTIRLRQLASFIAESVPDADKALLDRAAYLCKADLLTQLVREKEFTSLQGVMGGIYARLLGENEMVAQAIGEHYQPKGPDDGLPKTVLGGILSIADKVDNIIGTYLTGNIPTGSEDPFAVRRQASGLLLIILENGWQIAVDELVQKGLELFGRGDEKVRDMVLQLLQERLAAILSEKGVRYDVANAVLKTVWHTPSEALARARALQNLRTSPEFSMLVIGQKRVANILRGQEVSGLPEPKWFAEEAEKRLWEKAREVEPELERMLRKRDYDAALKILLSLRESIDRFFDDVLVMCEDENLRLNRLRLLNLVRGLFARVADLSEIVL
- a CDS encoding dihydroorotate dehydrogenase electron transfer subunit — protein: MNFKVRVAEVSWLTQEVVSVWVEAPDVTGKTKPGQFFGVKVNKRGDLLLRRPLSVADVRGDFLRFIFKVVGKGTVELSRTKPGDGWDVLGPLGKPAPIFKGRDVVVCGGGVGAAPLLFLTRVLKEKNRVNVILGAKTASELILVNDFRRLKVKVILATDDGSAGEKGFVTQPAMRAIKTLLKPVVFACGPRSMLKFLMENVDQVPVWGFLEERMGCGVGICYCCAVERREGGYLRLCKDGPVVFLNEVRL
- a CDS encoding GWxTD domain-containing protein, with protein sequence MNTFIGIPLPLLIFLQPVFQGNLRLNLDYLLYPDTGNNYSLEIFYEIPYSSLSFIRDTTGFSANYRLTLELFDRHKNILSAEVFERRVQVFDYNLTISRDSSTSDIIRVPIPKTAVAAVITLSDLRSERRAVAQFPLEKQSSTFLLRLLKSSQPNPSRTYNLNDTIQILAQIPPEYHFDSLRLTIKSGGRNIIQEKLMVVESAGVKKAEFRLPVVDTSSRYRLSSGVYLVEVSPFSQATPQGTVEFKVDLPFYFDDSLWSARVDQLLYIATYEEMKKLKKTKKEFRKEAWDEFWQNKDPNPSTELNEREEEYFERINYCEQRYSKGDRGYRSDRARIYITYGPPDQIEYRPFEIDRPAEEIWHYYRENRTFIFVDRYGSGQFVLVQGGN
- a CDS encoding dihydroorotate dehydrogenase, encoding MKGEVVVGGVRFANPVLAASGTFGYGVEFKGIANRLGGIVTKGVTLEERAGNPPPRIAEVPSGIVNSVGLENPGLIKFKRQILPKLKKIKTRILVNVAGFEVDEFIRLAEGLEEENIDGLELNLSCPNVSEGGAVFGQTPQKVEEITRAVRKRTKKLLVVKLTANFVDPRETAKAAEAAGADAVTVINTLYGLILDDNGRPFLGGRTGGISGPAIKPFALFCVDRVAAAVKIPVIGCGGIISGRDAFDFLCAGARLVQVGSANLTAPNGALRVLQELKIIISEKRIKGWESIVGTARRG
- the pyrF gene encoding orotidine-5'-phosphate decarboxylase; this encodes MTKLILALNVEDAQQALGLLGEIGNQVDFYKIGIDLWAKTGPGLIKEFVSQGAKVFLDLKFADIPSVVAKAVAAVTELGVKMLTVHAMGGAEMLYAANKAAKETAEMKGVEKPVVLGVTVLTSLDRAGLTQITGCSQEVETRVLALAELAQSMGCDGVVASPMEIRQIKKRCGSRFIVVTPGIRLGGARLGDDQQRVMTPAQAAEAGADYIVVGRPIYEAPDPLAAIREIRERLGGK
- a CDS encoding HEAT repeat domain-containing protein, giving the protein MAWRLPALTAILLLLSGCSSPSDRLRRDLKSPDPMKRAKACERLGQLKDKNAVPLLIELLADTIPLVRLNAALALAKIKDETALPHLAQRAEKEPQDEVRMAMVRALADFGQGGIAPLIELTNSLNPLVRKAACQGLGRIGGHQAVEPLIRHLDDPDFNVRRAAIIALRRIGDPRGLEAIARRVQSPDPATEEAAAEALSGRGYEEQLNRIKHLLRQFRQ
- the pyrE gene encoding orotate phosphoribosyltransferase; its protein translation is MMEAELGDLLKRYQVLREGHFLLTSGMHSDRYFEKFRILEQPKLCERFAQALATHFQSQGITVVCGPTTGGVIVAYEVARQLECRCIIAEKGERGRKIGRGFVVEETDRVLVVDDVMTTGGSIRETLAALEEIQAKIVGIGVFIDRSVGVDFSVPFYSVYKEPVRNYESDKCPLCKKGVPLEVPGRSGKKVGG
- a CDS encoding tetratricopeptide repeat protein; translated protein: MKARSVLYHLSALVLFAGCAYFNTFYNAQVYYREGMMLKERGQAGLAKPKFDKAIEKSALVISRWPKSRWVDDALFLIGRGYYEKGEFGRAARSFEQLELAFPNSPFLPEATFYRGIALIKDGNTGTGRLVLERVKQAYPKFRDAASFHLAMIALERGDDQEAVDSLKNFVQRFPKSRYYREAVRQLAEGCLRLGNYALAEVWFNRYAQIETDARKRAEAKLKIALCRLAEERYDDVLKMVRDVLGRYSELDGEFNLLAGKAYTGMGRHNEALAAFAQVRSNNANGAEAAFMIGKYYEENKDFERAMVYYDSAKQRRAESEYGVLATKRLALLEAIIRDTLRSRTPAETRFLLAEVHALNLGEYDNAMAIYQQVYDSFPNTEWAPKALFAKAWILMRIKQDSLAGAEVLKKIVAEYPKTEYADESRRLLGLMSSEEKKR
- a CDS encoding DUF192 domain-containing protein, translating into MILKAHNVLIYLVVFLLVSLSGCGGKKERRLPSKEKKEVLGLDIKGNRIWAEVVRKEEERIQGLMFRTHLGSDSGMLFVFENDETLSFWMKNTYIPLAIAFIDSTGIITDILEMQPLDTLSRYRSSRPVRYALEVNSGWFFSRNIKPGDTVCGIK